A single window of Pieris napi chromosome 8, ilPieNapi1.2, whole genome shotgun sequence DNA harbors:
- the LOC125051618 gene encoding E3 ubiquitin-protein ligase SH3RF3 isoform X9: protein MDEGLLNDLLECSVCLERLDTSSRVLPCQHTFCLKCLKVIVESHKELRCPECRVLVEAKVEELPPNVLLMRILEGMKNSAPRKVSVQRVRTAHAQGQVQTQPSSRSDKQVPPHGRAMYDYISKEPGDLSFKKGETILLQKKLDPFWYHGECSGRSGVFPITYLQVIVPLAAAPALCKALYDFRMSAPDEEGCLAFDKGAIITVHRRVDENWAEGRLEQRVGIFPIAFVELNQAASHLMNSSPINRPVPPAPEHVRAGHSEHRHQAQHPHRYQQMSASTPASAQGNYQNVADATHATSQTATRPTQGSGPTSARRAASPRVAEPTRAKCLLDIVHFTNAHKGFGVQSVSRVDDTYDRFGAKLDNHSNGADVAYQNVRAERFPVAAFNSNLSSDSSSSANTPSSTTTPNTSSDTSTSESAEPSLPDSPDDDTERNPTVAAPEDDRERTRDASRDRTRPRDQKATAAPNSSECSTATNTSLNVSLPTESSFVEAREAEPTSLPCSSRITRSAGPEVRCSGPDSLLNFGLGLQAALSPSHGRDDYATRAPRDRHLREKRHSLTPTTHLQGGHNQNRHSAEILATSLLDHTPERDVRGERERERERRRRRSRSDERPLPAAYVALYPYRPQKPDEIELKKGDPFSAGVYTVRERCRDGWYKGWCERLQRAGVFPGNYVAPLTPVANRIKHDKSAVISSGKTAPPASDGGNPSAPAAAPAAPAPPDAPPRADSPPAAAQTLSISAQPSTYPWSAPTQSQQGTPRADKVRSRVDFVGRTTSSRSMKPTDVKFQAKDRAKSEKSSISSGVSLMKRLAAMKKCKSPPPVGYSMDNPVFDDSPNASLVYAAQHSVHVRAIECRSAPVAHP from the exons ATGGATGAGGGTCTACTCAATGACCTGTTGGAGTGTTCAGTCTGTTTGGAGCGCCTGGACACATCATCGCGAGTCTTGCCATGCCAACACACATTCTGTCTCAAATGTCTCAAG GTAATAGTCGAATCTCACAAAGAGCTACGATGCCCCGAGTGTCGGGTCCTGGTAGAGGCAAAGGTGGAGGAACTGCCTCCCAACGTCCTCCTCATGAGGATCCTGGAGGGCATGAAGAACTCCGCACCCAGGAAAGTCTCTGTGCAGAGAGTTAGGACTGCGCACGCGCAG GGCCAGGTACAAACGCAGCCATCGTCTCGATCAGACAAGCAGGTGCCGCCGCACGGGAGAGCTATGTACGATTATATTTCAAAGGAACCTGG TGACCTTTCGTTCAAGAAGGGAGAGACGATTTTGCTGCAAAAGAAGTTGGACCCTTTCTGGTATCACGGAGAGTGTTCTGGTCGCAGCGGAGTGTTCCCTATCACCTATTTGCAG GTGATAGTGCCGTTGGCCGCGGCCCCCGCGTTGTGCAAAGCGCTGTACGACTTCCGGATGTCCGCCCCGGACGAGGAGGGCTGTCTCGCTTTCGACAAGG GGGCTATAATCACGGTCCACCGGCGAGTGGACGAGAACTGGGCCGAGGGTCGCCTCGAGCAGCGAGTGGGCATCTTCCCCATCGCATTCGTCGAACTCAACCAGGCCGCCTCTCACCTCATGAACAG CAGTCCGATAAATCGCCCCGTCCCCCCCGCGCCGGAGCACGTCAGAGCGGGACACTCGGAGCACCGGCATCAGGCTCAG CACCCTCATCGGTATCAACAGATGTCCGCGTCGACCCCCGCCTCGGCGCAGGGCAACTACCAGAACGTGGCCGACGCGACCCACGCGACCTCCCAAACGGCGACCCGGCCGACCCAGGGATCGGGCCCGACGTCCGCCCGCCGCGCCGCCAGCCCGAGGGTCGCGGAGCCCACTCGGGCCAAGTGCCTTCTCGACATCGTCCACTTCACGAACGCGCACAAGGGGTTCGGGGTGCAGAGCGTGTCCCGCGTCGACGACACCTACGACAGGTTCGGGGCCAAGCTCGACAATCACTCGAACGGGGCCGACGTCGCCTATCAGAACGTCCGCGCCGAACGCTTTCCGGTCGCGGCCTTCAATTCCAACTTGAGCTCGGACTCGAGCTCCAGCGCGAACACGCCGTCGTCGACGACCACGCCCAACACCAGCTCCGACACCAGCACCAGCGAGAGCGCCGAGCCCAGTCTGCCCGACTCGCCCGACGACGACACCGAGAGGAACCCGACGGTCGCGGCGCCGGAGGACGATCGGGAGCGGACTAGAGATGCCTCGCGAGACCGAACCCGTCCGCGAGACCAGAAGGCTACGGCGGCTCCGAACTCGAGCGAGTGTTCGACGGCCACGAACACCTCGCTGAACGTAAGTTTACCGACCGAGTCCTCCTTCGTCGAGGCTCGCGAGGCCGAGCCGACGAGTCTGCCCTGCTCGTCGAGGATCACTCGATCCGCCGGACCGGAGGTGAGGTGCAGCGGACCGGACTCGCTTCTCAACTTCGGCCTGGGGCTGCAGGCGGCGCTGTCGCCCTCTCACGGCAGAGACGACTACGCGACGAGGGCCCCGAGGGACCGTCATCTCAGAGAGAAACGGCACAGTTTGACGCCGACCACGCATTTGCAGGGAGGCCACAACCAGAACAG ACATTCCGCCGAAATCCTGGCGACGTCGCTGCTCGATCACACGCCGGAGCGAGACGTGAGGGGCGAGAgggagagagagagagagaggaGACGACGGCGGTCTCGAAGCGACGAGCGCCCTCTGCCGGCCGCGTACGTCGCGCTGTATCCGTACAGACCGCAAAAACCCGACGAGATCGAGTTGAAGAAGGGAG ACCCGTTCTCCGCAGGCGTGTACACGGTCCGCGAGCGCTGTCGCGACGGCTGGTACAAGGGCTGGTGCGAGCGGCTCCAGCGCGCGGGAGTCTTTCCCGGGAACTACGTGGCGCCCCTCACGCCCGTGGCCAACCGGATCAAACACGACAAG TCGGCGGTCATTTCGAGCGGTAAGACGGCGCCTCCGGCGAGCGACGGCGGCAACCCGAGCGCGCCGGCCGCCGCCCCCGCCGCTCCGGCCCCGCCCGACGCCCCGCCGAGAGCCGACAGTCCCCCGGCCGCCGCTC AAACGCTTTCAATTTCAGCTCAACCGTCGACGTATCCTTGGAGTGCGCCGACCCAGTCGCAGCAGGGCACTCCCCGAGCCGACAAAGTGAGATCTAGGGTCGATTTCGTCGGTCGGACGACCTCATCTCGGTCAATGAAACCGACCGATGTCAAATTCCAGGCGAAGGACAGAGCGAAGTCCGAGAAGTCGTCGATCTCGAGCGGCGTGAGTCTGATGAAGCGATTGGCGGCCATGAAGAAGTGCAAGTCTCCGCCGCCCGTGGGCTACAGCATGGACAATCCGGTGTTCGACGACTCGCCCAACGCGTCTCTGGTGTACGCCGCGCAACACTCCGTGCACGTGCG AGCTATCGAGTGCCGTAGCGCGCCCGTAGCGCACCCGTAG
- the LOC125051618 gene encoding E3 ubiquitin-protein ligase SH3RF1 isoform X5 encodes MDEGLLNDLLECSVCLERLDTSSRVLPCQHTFCLKCLKVIVESHKELRCPECRVLVEAKVEELPPNVLLMRILEGMKNSAPRKVSVQRVRTAHAQGQVQTQPSSRSDKQVPPHGRAMYDYISKEPGDLSFKKGETILLQKKLDPFWYHGECSGRSGVFPITYLQVIVPLAAAPALCKALYDFRMSAPDEEGCLAFDKGAIITVHRRVDENWAEGRLEQRVGIFPIAFVELNQAASHLMNSSPINRPVPPAPEHVRAGHSEHRHQAQHPHRYQQMSASTPASAQGNYQNVADATHATSQTATRPTQGSGPTSARRAASPRVAEPTRAKCLLDIVHFTNAHKGFGVQSVSRVDDTYDRFGAKLDNHSNGADVAYQNVRAERFPVAAFNSNLSSDSSSSANTPSSTTTPNTSSDTSTSESAEPSLPDSPDDDTERNPTVAAPEDDRERTRDASRDRTRPRDQKATAAPNSSECSTATNTSLNVSLPTESSFVEAREAEPTSLPCSSRITRSAGPEVRCSGPDSLLNFGLGLQAALSPSHGRDDYATRAPRDRHLREKRHSLTPTTHLQGGHNQNRHSAEILATSLLDHTPERDVRGERERERERRRRRSRSDERPLPAAYVALYPYRPQKPDEIELKKGDPFSAGVYTVRERCRDGWYKGWCERLQRAGVFPGNYVAPLTPVANRIKHDKSAVISSGKTAPPASDGGNPSAPAAAPAAPAPPDAPPRADSPPAAAQTLSISAQPSTYPWSAPTQSQQGTPRADKAKDRAKSEKSSISSGVSLMKRLAAMKKCKSPPPVGYSMDNPVFDDSPNASLVYAAQHSVHVRSGSCPSQLLRALPAGPTSAGQNPAPAGLTVARHKERPHDHRMLSRGSTEGLRQNQHRKSQSLDVTAARRDRHHSQQVKERFRCVVPYPPNSEYELELKVDDIVTVCKKRGDGWYKGTLQRTGRTGLFPASFVQSCPPE; translated from the exons ATGGATGAGGGTCTACTCAATGACCTGTTGGAGTGTTCAGTCTGTTTGGAGCGCCTGGACACATCATCGCGAGTCTTGCCATGCCAACACACATTCTGTCTCAAATGTCTCAAG GTAATAGTCGAATCTCACAAAGAGCTACGATGCCCCGAGTGTCGGGTCCTGGTAGAGGCAAAGGTGGAGGAACTGCCTCCCAACGTCCTCCTCATGAGGATCCTGGAGGGCATGAAGAACTCCGCACCCAGGAAAGTCTCTGTGCAGAGAGTTAGGACTGCGCACGCGCAG GGCCAGGTACAAACGCAGCCATCGTCTCGATCAGACAAGCAGGTGCCGCCGCACGGGAGAGCTATGTACGATTATATTTCAAAGGAACCTGG TGACCTTTCGTTCAAGAAGGGAGAGACGATTTTGCTGCAAAAGAAGTTGGACCCTTTCTGGTATCACGGAGAGTGTTCTGGTCGCAGCGGAGTGTTCCCTATCACCTATTTGCAG GTGATAGTGCCGTTGGCCGCGGCCCCCGCGTTGTGCAAAGCGCTGTACGACTTCCGGATGTCCGCCCCGGACGAGGAGGGCTGTCTCGCTTTCGACAAGG GGGCTATAATCACGGTCCACCGGCGAGTGGACGAGAACTGGGCCGAGGGTCGCCTCGAGCAGCGAGTGGGCATCTTCCCCATCGCATTCGTCGAACTCAACCAGGCCGCCTCTCACCTCATGAACAG CAGTCCGATAAATCGCCCCGTCCCCCCCGCGCCGGAGCACGTCAGAGCGGGACACTCGGAGCACCGGCATCAGGCTCAG CACCCTCATCGGTATCAACAGATGTCCGCGTCGACCCCCGCCTCGGCGCAGGGCAACTACCAGAACGTGGCCGACGCGACCCACGCGACCTCCCAAACGGCGACCCGGCCGACCCAGGGATCGGGCCCGACGTCCGCCCGCCGCGCCGCCAGCCCGAGGGTCGCGGAGCCCACTCGGGCCAAGTGCCTTCTCGACATCGTCCACTTCACGAACGCGCACAAGGGGTTCGGGGTGCAGAGCGTGTCCCGCGTCGACGACACCTACGACAGGTTCGGGGCCAAGCTCGACAATCACTCGAACGGGGCCGACGTCGCCTATCAGAACGTCCGCGCCGAACGCTTTCCGGTCGCGGCCTTCAATTCCAACTTGAGCTCGGACTCGAGCTCCAGCGCGAACACGCCGTCGTCGACGACCACGCCCAACACCAGCTCCGACACCAGCACCAGCGAGAGCGCCGAGCCCAGTCTGCCCGACTCGCCCGACGACGACACCGAGAGGAACCCGACGGTCGCGGCGCCGGAGGACGATCGGGAGCGGACTAGAGATGCCTCGCGAGACCGAACCCGTCCGCGAGACCAGAAGGCTACGGCGGCTCCGAACTCGAGCGAGTGTTCGACGGCCACGAACACCTCGCTGAACGTAAGTTTACCGACCGAGTCCTCCTTCGTCGAGGCTCGCGAGGCCGAGCCGACGAGTCTGCCCTGCTCGTCGAGGATCACTCGATCCGCCGGACCGGAGGTGAGGTGCAGCGGACCGGACTCGCTTCTCAACTTCGGCCTGGGGCTGCAGGCGGCGCTGTCGCCCTCTCACGGCAGAGACGACTACGCGACGAGGGCCCCGAGGGACCGTCATCTCAGAGAGAAACGGCACAGTTTGACGCCGACCACGCATTTGCAGGGAGGCCACAACCAGAACAG ACATTCCGCCGAAATCCTGGCGACGTCGCTGCTCGATCACACGCCGGAGCGAGACGTGAGGGGCGAGAgggagagagagagagagaggaGACGACGGCGGTCTCGAAGCGACGAGCGCCCTCTGCCGGCCGCGTACGTCGCGCTGTATCCGTACAGACCGCAAAAACCCGACGAGATCGAGTTGAAGAAGGGAG ACCCGTTCTCCGCAGGCGTGTACACGGTCCGCGAGCGCTGTCGCGACGGCTGGTACAAGGGCTGGTGCGAGCGGCTCCAGCGCGCGGGAGTCTTTCCCGGGAACTACGTGGCGCCCCTCACGCCCGTGGCCAACCGGATCAAACACGACAAG TCGGCGGTCATTTCGAGCGGTAAGACGGCGCCTCCGGCGAGCGACGGCGGCAACCCGAGCGCGCCGGCCGCCGCCCCCGCCGCTCCGGCCCCGCCCGACGCCCCGCCGAGAGCCGACAGTCCCCCGGCCGCCGCTC AAACGCTTTCAATTTCAGCTCAACCGTCGACGTATCCTTGGAGTGCGCCGACCCAGTCGCAGCAGGGCACTCCCCGAGCCGACAAA GCGAAGGACAGAGCGAAGTCCGAGAAGTCGTCGATCTCGAGCGGCGTGAGTCTGATGAAGCGATTGGCGGCCATGAAGAAGTGCAAGTCTCCGCCGCCCGTGGGCTACAGCATGGACAATCCGGTGTTCGACGACTCGCCCAACGCGTCTCTGGTGTACGCCGCGCAACACTCCGTGCACGTGCG GTCGGGCTCGTGCCCCTCGCAGTTGCTGCGAGCGTTGCCCGCGGGACCGACCTCGGCGGGGCAGAACCCGGCCCCCGCGGGTCTGACCGTGGCCAGGCACAAGGAGCGTCCGCACGATCATCGCATGCTCAG TCGCGGCAGCACCGAAGGCCTCCGGCAGAACCAGCATCGCAAGTCGCAAAGTCTGGACGTGACGGCCGCCCGAAGGGACCGACATCACTCGCAGCAGGTCAAAGAGAG ATTTCGCTGCGTGGTCCCGTACCCCCCGAACTCCGAATACGAGTTGGAGTTGAAAGTGGACGACATAGTGACGGTCTGCAAGAAGAGAGGCGACGGCTGGTACAAGGGCACGCTGCAGAGGACCGGCAGGACCGGGCTCTTTCCCGCCTCTTTCGTTCAGAGCTGCCCGCCCGAGTGA
- the LOC125051618 gene encoding E3 ubiquitin-protein ligase SH3RF3 isoform X8, which yields MDEGLLNDLLECSVCLERLDTSSRVLPCQHTFCLKCLKVIVESHKELRCPECRVLVEAKVEELPPNVLLMRILEGMKNSAPRKVSVQRVRTAHAQGQVQTQPSSRSDKQVPPHGRAMYDYISKEPGDLSFKKGETILLQKKLDPFWYHGECSGRSGVFPITYLQVIVPLAAAPALCKALYDFRMSAPDEEGCLAFDKGAIITVHRRVDENWAEGRLEQRVGIFPIAFVELNQAASHLMNSSPINRPVPPAPEHVRAGHSEHRHQAQHPHRYQQMSASTPASAQGNYQNVADATHATSQTATRPTQGSGPTSARRAASPRVAEPTRAKCLLDIVHFTNAHKGFGVQSVSRVDDTYDRFGAKLDNHSNGADVAYQNVRAERFPVAAFNSNLSSDSSSSANTPSSTTTPNTSSDTSTSESAEPSLPDSPDDDTERNPTVAAPEDDRERTRDASRDRTRPRDQKATAAPNSSECSTATNTSLNVSLPTESSFVEAREAEPTSLPCSSRITRSAGPEVRCSGPDSLLNFGLGLQAALSPSHGRDDYATRAPRDRHLREKRHSLTPTTHLQGGHNQNRHSAEILATSLLDHTPERDVRGERERERERRRRRSRSDERPLPAAYVALYPYRPQKPDEIELKKGDPFSAGVYTVRERCRDGWYKGWCERLQRAGVFPGNYVAPLTPVANRIKHDKSAVISSGKTAPPASDGGNPSAPAAAPAAPAPPDAPPRADSPPAAAQTLSISAQPSTYPWSAPTQSQQGTPRADKVRSRVDFVGRTTSSRSMKPTDVKFQAKDRAKSEKSSISSGVSLMKRLAAMKKCKSPPPVGYSMDNPVFDDSPNASLVYAAQHSVHVRRGSTEGLRQNQHRKSQSLDVTAARRDRHHSQQVKERFRCVVPYPPNSEYELELKVDDIVTVCKKRGDGWYKGTLQRTGRTGLFPASFVQSCPPE from the exons ATGGATGAGGGTCTACTCAATGACCTGTTGGAGTGTTCAGTCTGTTTGGAGCGCCTGGACACATCATCGCGAGTCTTGCCATGCCAACACACATTCTGTCTCAAATGTCTCAAG GTAATAGTCGAATCTCACAAAGAGCTACGATGCCCCGAGTGTCGGGTCCTGGTAGAGGCAAAGGTGGAGGAACTGCCTCCCAACGTCCTCCTCATGAGGATCCTGGAGGGCATGAAGAACTCCGCACCCAGGAAAGTCTCTGTGCAGAGAGTTAGGACTGCGCACGCGCAG GGCCAGGTACAAACGCAGCCATCGTCTCGATCAGACAAGCAGGTGCCGCCGCACGGGAGAGCTATGTACGATTATATTTCAAAGGAACCTGG TGACCTTTCGTTCAAGAAGGGAGAGACGATTTTGCTGCAAAAGAAGTTGGACCCTTTCTGGTATCACGGAGAGTGTTCTGGTCGCAGCGGAGTGTTCCCTATCACCTATTTGCAG GTGATAGTGCCGTTGGCCGCGGCCCCCGCGTTGTGCAAAGCGCTGTACGACTTCCGGATGTCCGCCCCGGACGAGGAGGGCTGTCTCGCTTTCGACAAGG GGGCTATAATCACGGTCCACCGGCGAGTGGACGAGAACTGGGCCGAGGGTCGCCTCGAGCAGCGAGTGGGCATCTTCCCCATCGCATTCGTCGAACTCAACCAGGCCGCCTCTCACCTCATGAACAG CAGTCCGATAAATCGCCCCGTCCCCCCCGCGCCGGAGCACGTCAGAGCGGGACACTCGGAGCACCGGCATCAGGCTCAG CACCCTCATCGGTATCAACAGATGTCCGCGTCGACCCCCGCCTCGGCGCAGGGCAACTACCAGAACGTGGCCGACGCGACCCACGCGACCTCCCAAACGGCGACCCGGCCGACCCAGGGATCGGGCCCGACGTCCGCCCGCCGCGCCGCCAGCCCGAGGGTCGCGGAGCCCACTCGGGCCAAGTGCCTTCTCGACATCGTCCACTTCACGAACGCGCACAAGGGGTTCGGGGTGCAGAGCGTGTCCCGCGTCGACGACACCTACGACAGGTTCGGGGCCAAGCTCGACAATCACTCGAACGGGGCCGACGTCGCCTATCAGAACGTCCGCGCCGAACGCTTTCCGGTCGCGGCCTTCAATTCCAACTTGAGCTCGGACTCGAGCTCCAGCGCGAACACGCCGTCGTCGACGACCACGCCCAACACCAGCTCCGACACCAGCACCAGCGAGAGCGCCGAGCCCAGTCTGCCCGACTCGCCCGACGACGACACCGAGAGGAACCCGACGGTCGCGGCGCCGGAGGACGATCGGGAGCGGACTAGAGATGCCTCGCGAGACCGAACCCGTCCGCGAGACCAGAAGGCTACGGCGGCTCCGAACTCGAGCGAGTGTTCGACGGCCACGAACACCTCGCTGAACGTAAGTTTACCGACCGAGTCCTCCTTCGTCGAGGCTCGCGAGGCCGAGCCGACGAGTCTGCCCTGCTCGTCGAGGATCACTCGATCCGCCGGACCGGAGGTGAGGTGCAGCGGACCGGACTCGCTTCTCAACTTCGGCCTGGGGCTGCAGGCGGCGCTGTCGCCCTCTCACGGCAGAGACGACTACGCGACGAGGGCCCCGAGGGACCGTCATCTCAGAGAGAAACGGCACAGTTTGACGCCGACCACGCATTTGCAGGGAGGCCACAACCAGAACAG ACATTCCGCCGAAATCCTGGCGACGTCGCTGCTCGATCACACGCCGGAGCGAGACGTGAGGGGCGAGAgggagagagagagagagaggaGACGACGGCGGTCTCGAAGCGACGAGCGCCCTCTGCCGGCCGCGTACGTCGCGCTGTATCCGTACAGACCGCAAAAACCCGACGAGATCGAGTTGAAGAAGGGAG ACCCGTTCTCCGCAGGCGTGTACACGGTCCGCGAGCGCTGTCGCGACGGCTGGTACAAGGGCTGGTGCGAGCGGCTCCAGCGCGCGGGAGTCTTTCCCGGGAACTACGTGGCGCCCCTCACGCCCGTGGCCAACCGGATCAAACACGACAAG TCGGCGGTCATTTCGAGCGGTAAGACGGCGCCTCCGGCGAGCGACGGCGGCAACCCGAGCGCGCCGGCCGCCGCCCCCGCCGCTCCGGCCCCGCCCGACGCCCCGCCGAGAGCCGACAGTCCCCCGGCCGCCGCTC AAACGCTTTCAATTTCAGCTCAACCGTCGACGTATCCTTGGAGTGCGCCGACCCAGTCGCAGCAGGGCACTCCCCGAGCCGACAAAGTGAGATCTAGGGTCGATTTCGTCGGTCGGACGACCTCATCTCGGTCAATGAAACCGACCGATGTCAAATTCCAGGCGAAGGACAGAGCGAAGTCCGAGAAGTCGTCGATCTCGAGCGGCGTGAGTCTGATGAAGCGATTGGCGGCCATGAAGAAGTGCAAGTCTCCGCCGCCCGTGGGCTACAGCATGGACAATCCGGTGTTCGACGACTCGCCCAACGCGTCTCTGGTGTACGCCGCGCAACACTCCGTGCACGTGCG TCGCGGCAGCACCGAAGGCCTCCGGCAGAACCAGCATCGCAAGTCGCAAAGTCTGGACGTGACGGCCGCCCGAAGGGACCGACATCACTCGCAGCAGGTCAAAGAGAG ATTTCGCTGCGTGGTCCCGTACCCCCCGAACTCCGAATACGAGTTGGAGTTGAAAGTGGACGACATAGTGACGGTCTGCAAGAAGAGAGGCGACGGCTGGTACAAGGGCACGCTGCAGAGGACCGGCAGGACCGGGCTCTTTCCCGCCTCTTTCGTTCAGAGCTGCCCGCCCGAGTGA